From Choristoneura fumiferana chromosome 7, NRCan_CFum_1, whole genome shotgun sequence, the proteins below share one genomic window:
- the LOC141429379 gene encoding uncharacterized protein isoform X2: MGYNSLDQWPTVSSFFGVVDLKSGSLIVAVLGIVHPAAYCCTCFIPISYLLVSIWILVALYFAASVLLFYGLVQDNESICIAWTVFMALFVVLIVLMLILMALAFMIRKQGQRAFLVFLGLLYYALTIYFILVVNSHRKTLSRSSSTDGSIIASSRWL, translated from the exons ATGGGCTACAATTCGTTGGACCAATGGCCTACAGTATCCTCGTTCTTTGGCGTGGTGGATCTCAAGTCGGGGTCGTTGATTGTCGCCGTATTGGGAATT GTGCATCCAGCAGCTTATTGCTGCACATGTTTCATACCAATCAGCTATCTACTTGTGTCAATTTGGATTTTAGTTGCTCTGTACTTTGCGGCCAGCGTTCTTTTGTTCTATGGACTTGTACAG GACAATGAGAGTATATGTATCGCGTGGACGGTGTTTATGGCGCTGTTTGTGGTTCTAATAGTGCTCATGCTGATCCTGATGGCTCTTGCTTTCATGATCAGGAAGCAGGGCCAGCGGGCTTTCCTCGTTTTCTTAGGCCTGCTGTATTATGCTC ttaccatttattttattttggtcgTTAACAGTCACAGAAAAACTTTAAGTCGAAGTAGTAGCACAGACGGATCTATAATTGCTAGCAGTAGGTGGTTATGA
- the LOC141429848 gene encoding uncharacterized protein, with protein MCAKKFGALIPKKFLCRYPLDLGALCVGIVMTCIMAVIAIATVVQIIYVLDCNKCPSFAIRNCCGYSVTAFIYSIIMLLVHAWFLWGVSKCKTSVILSWIVIASMWLAHTFCLLIVLICLYSADASFVSWILCLLFGIIAIGILLYGLLVVVGFWLELKSKKSSPLPA; from the exons ATGTGTGCAAAAAAATTTGGCGCTCTTATACCAAAGAAGTTTCTGTGTCGCTACCCATTAGACTTAGGAGCTCTCTGTGTTGGTATAGTAATGACA TGCATAATGGCGGTCATTGCCATCGCCACGGTGGTACAGATAATCTACGTCTTAGACTGTAACAAGTGCCCGTCCTTTGCTATAAGGAACTGCTGCGGGTACAGCGTCACTGCCTTCATTTACTCCATCATCATGTTACTGGTCCATGCTTGGTTCCTGTGGGGAGTCTCTAAG TGCAAGACATCGGTAATTTTGAGTTGGATCGTCATCGCGTCAATGTGGCTTGCCCATACATTCTGCCTGTTGATTGTACTTATATGCTTGTATAGTGCTGACGCTTCTTTTGTGTCATGGATATTATGCCTGTTATTTGGTATAATTGCTATTG GAATATTACTGTACGGCTTGCTGGTAGTTGTCGGATTTTGGCTGGAGTTGAAGTCGAAGAAATCATCACCACTGCCAGCCTAA
- the LOC141429379 gene encoding uncharacterized protein isoform X1, with amino-acid sequence MGYNSLDQWPTVSSFFGVVDLKSGSLIVAVLGIVHPAAYCCTCFIPISYLLVSIWILVALYFAASVLLFYGLVQLHKLLFQDNESICIAWTVFMALFVVLIVLMLILMALAFMIRKQGQRAFLVFLGLLYYALTIYFILVVNSHRKTLSRSSSTDGSIIASSRWL; translated from the exons ATGGGCTACAATTCGTTGGACCAATGGCCTACAGTATCCTCGTTCTTTGGCGTGGTGGATCTCAAGTCGGGGTCGTTGATTGTCGCCGTATTGGGAATT GTGCATCCAGCAGCTTATTGCTGCACATGTTTCATACCAATCAGCTATCTACTTGTGTCAATTTGGATTTTAGTTGCTCTGTACTTTGCGGCCAGCGTTCTTTTGTTCTATGGACTTGTACAG ttgcataaactactattccAGGACAATGAGAGTATATGTATCGCGTGGACGGTGTTTATGGCGCTGTTTGTGGTTCTAATAGTGCTCATGCTGATCCTGATGGCTCTTGCTTTCATGATCAGGAAGCAGGGCCAGCGGGCTTTCCTCGTTTTCTTAGGCCTGCTGTATTATGCTC ttaccatttattttattttggtcgTTAACAGTCACAGAAAAACTTTAAGTCGAAGTAGTAGCACAGACGGATCTATAATTGCTAGCAGTAGGTGGTTATGA